In Triticum aestivum cultivar Chinese Spring chromosome 5B, IWGSC CS RefSeq v2.1, whole genome shotgun sequence, the following proteins share a genomic window:
- the LOC123110211 gene encoding uncharacterized protein: MRRSREEDIMPREVSERRRRRRRAHMATARDDCGASLPYEMIIEILQWLPVKSVFRFRAVCRSWAALLSSDEFRRLHMSVAKDARRRAPPAKLLYISPTATFDSTAVYSCPFSPSSSSGRPRDRGDLLFTIDGARGNCVEVATPAPCRGLTLLYDALGGAFYICNAATRAATRLPASTEERAARSTAGLGFDAHTDEYKVVRLINRLCHQKDMVRCEIYTPGGRFGDRWRPPAGGVPLSLHQFVYAAVTNAELNKLPPVFAKGCLHWLMRPASFTTTPSVAVVSFSVTEETFTCLRSPPFWVPGAPPIRYGLSEEQLVEMDDQLCLVRDTRNTMLYANVLEIWKLPDYSSGDWLLSHRINLSSHLARDLRESQILRVIGCFGINSSSPRKKIVVTTSKHKIFDKYQKMVHTYDPRSEALETILSITETHSTPYYGPPSSRFSFIQETLAPVHKTDEEIALSSDLAKVIREILLRLPAKAVVHSKFVCKQWFRLIESENFIQSYFQHKNMDKRPKVMLLVKGTGQLAFSFSPLNKCIQEAPSNSTLLDTKVVCSKPCHGLNLVSTETRDYLCNPCTGFHRGYSLGPSLLQSKAEEHAFTVGNKNVGLTFDPLTHQHVMVAIFYRQKDFKSRQYDLTCTLRWCNSRDRPQRSSVPPLPVNDMPPAYVEGMLYWMSEPRLGRSCEWTIVSFNLATRIFDVVPCPSWFARWNSRNRCRAFVVELEGVLCAVLADPVAEKLDVWKLERGQWGRAFTIHLEAYPDYSLKTSVVVPLAVDHDYGRILLNTGRKIGLYDPVEQAIQNLYSLDQVPVVRSCSSPHHKFLDMPSTSAANSLTCSKEDSAAEMNRMDSKMIPCVPMLYEESLACYTRVAKKQLLW; this comes from the coding sequence ATGCGTAGAAGCAGGGAGGAGGATATCATGCCGAGGGAGGTcagtgagaggaggaggaggaggaggagggcacaCATGGCCACCGCAAGAGATGATTGCGGGGCATCGCTTCCATACGAGATGATCATAGAGATTCTGCAGTGGCTTCCTGTCAAATCCGTCTTCCGCTTCAGAGCAGTTTGCCGCTCCTGGGCTGCGCTGCTCTCCTCCGATGAATTCCGCCGCCTCCACATGTCAGTAGCCAAGGACGCAAGGCGGCGTGCACCACCAGCCAAGCTGCTATACATCTCACCGACCGCCACATTCGACTCCACGGCGGTCTACTCGTGCCCcttctcgccatcatcatcatcggggCGCCCCAGAGATCGTGGGGACCTACTGTTCACCATCGACGGTGCCCGTGGCAACTGTGTGGAAGTAGCGACGCCGGCACCATGCCGTGGCCTCACCCTCCTCTATGACGCTCTCGGTGGAGCTTTCTACATCTGCAACGCGGCAACACGAGCTGCTACGCGTCTGCCAGCTTCCACTGAGGAACGAGCAGCCAGGTCCACTGCTGGGCTGGGGTTTGATGCCCACACAGATGAGTACAAAGTGGTGAGGTTGATCAATAGGTTGTGTCATCAGAAGGACATGGTGAGGTGTGAGATTTACACACCTGGAGGCCGCTTTGGGGATCGCTGGAGGCCGCCTGCGGGAGGAGTACCCTTGAGCTTGCATCAGTTTGTATATGCCGCTGTTACAAATGCGGAATTGAACAAATTACCTCCTGTGTTTGCCAAGGGTTGCCTGCACTGGTTGATGAGACCTGCCTCTTTCACCACGACTCCAAGTGTTGCTGTCGTGTCCTTCTCGGTCACAGAGGAGACCTTCACATGTCTCCGGTCACCGCCCTTCTGGGTACCAGGAGCGCCGCCGATCAGGTATGGGTTGTCAGAAGAGCAACTAGTGGAGATGGATGACCAACTATGTTTGGTCCGAGATACTCGCAACACAATGCTTTATGCTAATGTTTTGGAGATCTGGAAACTGCCGGACTATAGCTCTGGTGACTGGTTACTGAGTCACCGGATCAATTTGTCGAGCCACCTGGCAAGAGATTTACGCGAATCACAAATTCTGAGAGTTATTGGATGTTTTGGCATCAATTCCAGCTCGCCAAGGAAGAAGATAGTCGTCACTACTAGCAAGCACAAGATTTTCGACAAGTATCAGAAAATGGTTCACACGTATGACCCTAGGTCTGAAGCTCTAGAAACCATTCTTTCAATCACGGAGACACACTCAACTCCATATTATGGGCCCCCTAGTTCAAGGTTTAGTTTCATTCAAGAGACCCTTGCTCCTGTGCATAAAACAGATGAAGAGATAGCCTTATCATCTGACCTGGCTAAGGTGATTAGAGAGATCCTACTCCGCCTCCCAGCTAAAGCAGTGGTACACTCCAAATTTGTCTGCAAGCAGTGGTTCAGATTGATTGAGAGTGAAAACTTCATTCAGTCATACTTTCAGCATAAGAACATGGACAAAAGACCTAAGGTCATGCTTCTGGTCAAGGGCACTGGACAGTTGGCCTTCAGTTTTTCTCCCTTGAATAAATGCATCCAAGAAGCTCCTAGTAACAGTACACTACTTGACACAAAGGTGGTTTGCTCCAAGCCTTGCCATGGGCTGAACTTGGTAAGTACCGAGACGAGGGACTATCTCTGCAACCCATGTACAGGTTTCCACAGGGGCTACTCACTGGGGCCAAGTTTGCTGCAGAGTAAAgcagaagaacatgctttcacagtCGGCAATAAGAATGTTGGCTTGACTTTCGACCCTTTGACTCATCAACATGTTATGGTGGCAATCTTCTATCGCCAGAAGGACTTCAAATCTCGTCAATATGACCTGACATGCACGTTACGCTGGTGTAACTCTCGGGATCGTCCCCAACGGAGCTCGGTACCACCTCTGCCTGTGAATGACATGCCACCAGCATATGTTGAAGGAATGCTGTACTGGATGAGTGAACCAAGGTTGGGACGGAGCTGTGAATGGACCATTGTCTCTTTCAACCTTGCTACAAGAATTTTTGATGTTGTCCCTTGCCCTTCATGGTTTGCAAGATGGAATAGCAGAAACCGTTGCCGTGCATTTGTTGTTGAGCTTGAGGGAGTATTATGTGCTGTTCTAGCAGATCCAGTGGCAGAAAAATTAGATGTATGGAAGCTAGAGCGTGGCCAATGGGGTAGAGCATTCACAATTCACCTGGAAGCGTATCCTGACTATTCCCTTAAGACAAGTGTTGTGGTGCCATTAGCTGTTGATCACGATTATGGGAGGATCCTGCTCAACACTGGAAGGAAAATAGGACTGTACGATCCAGTAGAGCAAGCAATTCAAAATTTGTATTCACTTGATCAGGTGCCGGTTGTCAGAAGTTGTAGTAGTCCACACCATAAGTTTCTTGATATGCCTTCAACTTCAGCAGCGAATAGTTTGACATGCTCCAAAGAAGACTCAGCGGCGGAGATGAATAGAATGGACTCTAAGATGATTCCTTGTGTTCCAATGTTATATGAGGAGAGCTTGGCATGTTACACCCGTGTGGCCAAGAAACAATTGTTGTGGTGA